TACGCGGTCAGGTCGGCGGGCCGACCCATCGGCTCCTCCAGCCCGACCTCGCTGACCAGGGCGGTCAGGTCGCCGTGCCGGACGGCGGTGATCTCGCCCGGCGGGGTGCCGACCCCCTCCGCGTCGGGGGTCGGCTCCACGTCGGACGGCACGATGCCGTAGATGAACAGGCCGGTCTCGTCGGCCGGCGGAGTCTGCTCGTCGGTCATCTCAGCCCTCCTCGCCCCGGCGGCGACGCGGACGGTCCCGCTTGCGCTCGGCGCGGTCGCTGATCGACTCGGCCACCGCGCCGCTGATCTCCTGCGCGGCCTTGCCCAGGCCGGAGATGGCCTTGCCCTTGGTCGCCGCCCCGGCGGCGTCGCCCACCAGGTCGGGCAGCCCCTTGGTGCCCTTCGGGGTGATGTCGTACCGGTCGACCGCCTCGGCGAACCGCAGGTACGTCTCCACGCTGGCGATCACGATCCGGGCGTTGATCTCCAGGAGGTTGATGCCGACCACGGCGATCGACACCTGCGCGTCGATCACCACGCCCTTGTCCAGCACCGTCTCCACCACGTCGGCGAGGCTTCCCCCGCCGCCACCGCCCCGTTCCAGGGCGCCACCGCCCTGACCGCTGCTCGTCGTCGCAACCGTCATTCGCCACGCTCCTCACGCCGGCGGCGGACCACCGGACGACGGGGCGGCTCGGGGGCCCGACGGGCGGCCGGGCGGGGACGCTCCTCACGCGGCTCCCGCTCCTCGCGCGGCTGCGGGCGGCGCGCCCGCTCCGGCTGGCGGCGGCGCACCGGAGGCCGCTCCTCCTCGGGCTCCTCCTCGTCGTAGCCCTCGTCGAAGTCCTCGCCCTCCTCGTACTCGTCGTACTCCTCCTCCTCGGGGGGACGACGACGCTGCGGCGCCCGACGGCGGCCACGCTCGGCGGGCCGGCGCTCCTCCTCGGGCTCCTCCGCCGCCTCGGGCTCCTCGGCCTCCTCGGCCCGGCCCTGCTGCTGCTGCTCGCGGGCCTCCTGCTCCTCCTGGAGCGCGGTCTCGTGGTCCTTGACCACCTGGGAGTCCTCAATCTCGCCGCGCCAGCCCTCGACCGAGTCCGGGTCGAGCACGGTCTGCGTCATCACGTGCCGGACGAAGTGCTTCAACTCCAGCCGCACCCGCCGGCCCTGGGCCCGCCACAGGTTGCCGGTGTGCTCGAAGAGGCCCTTCGGGTGGTACTCCAGCACGACCAGGATCTTCGTCAGCTCCGGGCCGACCTCGTGGAAGCTGACCGTGCCGTCGACGGAGCCCTTCTCGCCCTTGGACCGCCAGTGGATCAACCGGTCCGGGATCTGCCGGATGATCGTCGACTCCCAGCTGCGGTGCGACCAGAAGATCTGCGCCTTCCAGTTCATCTTCTCGTCTTCGGAGTTCTCCGCCAGCTCGACCTTCTTCATGAAGCTCGGGAAGTCACCGAAGGTGGTCCACTGGTTGTAGGCGACCCGGACCGGCACGCCGACCTCGATGGTCTCGACGATGTTGGTGACCTTGAGCTTCTTGCCGCCGCCCTTGCCACCCTTGCCGCCGCCGAACGCCGACATGAGTTTCTCCTTACCGCCGGCGAGGCCGGCATGGAACATGGCCTTCATCGGGGAGTGGCCCTCGGCGAGCTTCTGCGCGCCGGTGGCGGCGGCGATCAGACCGGGGCCACCGCCGGACTTCGCGTACTCACTGAGCCGACCGGTCGCGCCGGTGAGCCGCTCGGTCACCACCGTCACGGCCCGCTCACCGATCGCGGACGCCAGGTTGCGCAGTTCACCGCCGAGCTGGTCACGCGCCTTGTCGGCGAGGTTCGTCGTCGCTGCCATGGTCACCGCCCCCGCTGCCGGCGGGCGACGGCCGGCTGCCGCTCGTCCGAGTCGTCCTGGTCGAGGTCGTCCCGGGCCTCGGGCTGGTCCGCCAGTTCCTGCTCCTCGTCCGGCGCGGAGCGCTCGTCGGAGGCGTCGTCGGGCTGTGCGGCACCGGACTTCCGGCGCAGCGCGTCGGCGCTGCCCCGCAGCCGGCCGCTGAGGGCGTCGATGCCGCTGCCGGCGGCGGCGGTCGCGGCGGCCTTGCCGGCCGTGGCGAGGGGGGCGCCCAGCTTGCCGAGGTTGCCCAGCTGGGGGGTGCTGTTCAGCAGGTCCGTGCCGTACTTCAGCAGTCCGCCGGGGTTCTTGCTGGCCCGTCCGGCGGCCACCGCCGCGCCCAGGGTGAGGGCGGTACGCAACTTCTTCCGGCGGCCGAGGACGTAACCGAGGCCGACCGCCAACGCGATCCGAGCTCCGCTCTTCATCAGTTCTCCTTCGCTCCCCGGCGTACGGGACTCCCGTCACCACGTCGAGCCGGCCGAGAAACAGCTACCGGGGAATAGCGCAAAAATGGCCTGCGGACGGGCGTCCCGCTCAAGCGGACCCGGCCGTCACTACCCGCAGCCATATCCACAAAACATTTCCGCGCCATTACCGACAGACTCGTCACGGCACAAAGGGATGGCCCGCGACAGGGGTGACATACAAGCGCAAAGCGGTCAGCGGGATCGCGCCCAGCAGGGACTACGCGATAGCCGCCAGGCGAGCGGAAAAACGTCAGACGGCCGGGAGAGCGGCGTCCAGGCAAATCTGCGCGAGCACCGAGCCGTCATCTTCGTGCAATTTCGCGCCACATTTACGGAGTACCGAAATGGCGCCCGCGTTGTCCGGGGTGGTCCGCGCCACGACGGTGTGCATACCGGCCGCGGCGGCCAGGTGGAGCAGTTCCCGCAGCGCCGCCGCGCCGAGTCCCTGACCCCGCGCCGACCGGCCCAGCCACATCCCCGTCTCGACGGTCCCCGGCTCGTCGCAGCGGGCCATCCGGACCATGCCGACCACCTCACCGCCGGCGAGGATGGCGTACATCTGGGTCCCGGTCGGGCCGGCGAGGCCGGCGAAGTGGGCGCGGTGGAACTCCCGGAACGCGTCGCGGCGGGCGGTGGACCAGCCGGCCGGCGCGTCGACCGGGGGCATGACGTCGTCCGGTTCCGCCTCGGCCGCCGCTACCGACAGCAACGGCTCCAGGTTCCCCTCGCTCACCGGCTCCAGCCGTACCGCACCCGTCACGTGCCGCAGTCTGCCGCGCCTGGCGGCCCCAGTCCACCCCATCCGGCCCGGACTGCCGGTCCGGCGGAAGGTACCGGCCGGTCGGACCGGCCCCGTAATCCGCGTCACGCTCCGCTGTCGACGGCGGAGGCCGGTACGGCGACGTCAGGCCGGACCGAACTCGCAGAGCACCACCGAGGCGTCGTCGGCGCGCTTGAACCGGCGCAGCCGGTCCGGGTGGTCGCGTTCGGCGGACCGGACCCGGTCGATCAGCCCGGCCGGCCCCTCGGCGACTGTGACGTCGAGCAGGCCGGCCCAGTCGAAGAGCCCGAACTGCTCCACCGCGCAGGAGGCCCCGTCGCTGAGCAGCGCCGCCCGGCGCAACGCACCCGGCCCGTGCAGCGGCAGCGTCCCGGTCAGCGCGTGGTACGCCGCGTCCGGGTCGGTGGCCGCCGCCCAGTAGCCGTGCGTCCGGTTCATCCGTTCCCGCTGCGCGGTCACCGCCCGGCGGAACCGGGCCGCAGGGTCGTCCCCGGGCAGCTCGGCGGCGAGCCGCCGCAGGTCCGCCATCGCCGTGTCCAGCCGGTCGTCGGAGACCACGCTCACCTCGCCGCCCGCGTCCAGCACCAGCGGACTGTCGCAGAGCACCAGGTAGTCCACCTGTTCCCCGCCCTCGCGCAGCAGGCAGACGGTGGCCGACGGGGTGCCCGGATGGTCCAGGTCGCAGGCGTCGCCGTGGTCGGCGCGGACCGCCAGGATCGCCGCGGCGAGGCTGCTCATCAGCGTCGCGGCCGGTCGGGCGGCGACCGCCAGGCCGATCCGGGCGGCGAGGTGCCGCACCAACCAGGCCGGTCCGTGTACGCAGCCGGTGTCGAAGCCGTCCGGCACGGTCGCCCCGTCGAGCACCCCGACCAGCGGGCCGAACCGGAACACCAGGTCCTCGTTCTCCGGCCGGCCGGGGGCCGGGGCGGAGGCGGAGCGTACCCGCATCATCGGTGCCGCCCCGACGGGTCGCGCCGGTCGGCTCCCGGTCAGGTACCGGCGGTCCGGTGCCCCCATCCGTCCACTCCCTCCGTCGCCGCCCGCCTACCCGGCCCGGCCGGCGACATGCGGACGCGGACCGCCGGCGGCCTCCGTCAACCCAGCGGCATCACCCGACGACTCACGGTAGCGTCAGTTCTGGTTGGCCGTCCGGGCCGCCACCCCACCGGAGCCGGCACGGCGGCCGGTCACGCCCGGAGGCCGTCGACGCGACAGGGGGAATCGTCATGTTGGAACGGTTGCACGAGTCGGGGCTCAAGGCGGAGCACGCCTACCTCGCCGGGTTCGTGAGCATCGGGCTCTCCTTCACCAGCTGGTTCCTCTCCAAGCACCTGGAGCGGGCCGGTGTCGCCCGGGCGGACCGCTGGGGCATCTTCATCGGGGAGTGGGCGCCGACCTTCTTCGCCATCGGCAACGGGCTGCGCACCTACGAGAAGTGAGGCCGGTCAGCGCCGCCGGTTGCGGGCCCGGGAGGAACGCAGCCGGCGCAGCCGCCCGATCAGCACCGGCTCGGCGGCCAGCGCGGCCGGCTGGTCCAGCAATCCGTTGAGCAGCTGGTAGTAGCGGGTCGCGGAGAGGCCGAAGGTGTCCCGGATCGCCTGTTCCTTGGCGCCGGCGTGTTTCCACCACTGCTGTTCGAAGGCGAGGATCCGCCGTTCCCGCTCGGTGAGCCGATCCGCCGGCCCGTCCGGCGCGGCGCCGGCCCCGTCCGGCCGGGCATCCGACCCGTCGGGCGCGGCGTCGGTGTCGTCCGGCGCGGCGTCCGCGCCGGTCAGATCGTCGGGGTACGTCGACCCGTCGGCCGGATCGGCCTCGACGGTCCGGACCGGATCGGCCTCCACCACCGGGGTCGGGCCGGCCTCCGGGGCGGACCGTGGTGGGGGGACCACCGTCGTGCCCTCGCGGCGCCCGACGTCGACCCGGCCGGACGGCTCGGGCCGGTCGGCGGCCGTGGCGGCGTCGGCGGGCATGGCGCTCCTCGGGAGGCGGGGCCGGGCACGACGGCACCGACCGGGGGGACCCCAGCCTAACCAGGGCCCGCCCCGGTCGCACCGGACGCGACGTCCGCGTCGGTCACGGTCGGCGACCGCGGCGACCACGCGTCAGGAGATGTCCCGACGCCGCATCATCCAGAACGCCGCGACCAGCACCACGGCGGTGCCCACCCCGAACACCAGTGCCGAGTCCTGCCAGGTCACCAGCATCTCCTTGGGGGTGCACTGCCCCTGCACGAAGTCGCAGGACCGGTAGTCGATCAGCTTCCACTGCTTCTCGAACCAGGCCAGCGCATAGGTGGACAGCACGTAGCGGTCCCCGAAGCGCACGCCCGCCATCGACACGGCGATCCGGATGCCGATCTCGCTGATCACGCCGAGGCCGACCGCGACGCCGAGCGCCATCGCGGTGTGCCGGCCCAGGGAGGCGAGGGCGAAGGAGACGGCGGCGACCGCCAGCACCAGGGCCAGGGCCCGGACGCCGCTGATCGCGGTGGACTGCCAGACCTCGGAGGTGACCTTCGCGGTGCTGCCCCGATAGGTGCCGATCAGCCAGAAGGCCGCCGTCCACAGCGCGCCGAGCAGCACGGTCAGCCCGGACACGGCGGTGAGCACGGCGGCCAACTTGGTGCCGAGCACGGCGAGCCGTTTCGGCCGCCAGAGCAGCAGGTTCATCATCCCGCCGGTGCTCCACTCGGCCCCCACGAAGGAGGCGCCGACCAGGAACGCGAAGAGCGCCACGGCACCGGCGAAGACGGCGATGAAGTTGGCGAACTCGCTGCGGAAGTCGAACTGGTAGGGCAGGTTCCACTTCGGGTCGAACATGTCCGGTTGCGGCTGCCACTGCCGGCCGCAGTCGGGGCCGTACCGCTCCTCGGTCTGCTCGCCCCGCTTGGCCGCGGCGTCGCACTCGACGATCGACCGTTCCCACTCCTTGACCGCCTGGCGGTAGTCGGCGTCGGCCTTCGCCTGAGCCTGCGCGACGACCGCCGGGGAGAGCTTGTGGCTGGAGAAGGTGAAGGCGGTGGCGATGCCGGCCAGCCCGAGGACGAGCAGCACCAGCAACAGCCGGGTGAGCCGGCGCTTGGCCAGCCGGCGCAGTTCGGTGACGTACAGGCTCATGCGCCCCAACCTCCCCGGCTGCCGGCCTGGCCCGGCTCACCGACCTTCGTGGACTGGTCGACCTGCCGGTGCTGGCCGGGTACCGGCGCGGTGGCGGTCAGTTCGAGGAAGACGCTCTCCAGGTCGACCGCGATCGGGGCCAGCTCGCTGACATAGAGCCCCTGCTCGGCGAGGAGCCGACTGACGGCGGCCGGCTTCTCGACCCCGGCGAGCATCAGGTGGTCGGGCGCGGCGGTGACCCGCAGCCCGGCCCGGGTGAGCGTGTCGGCGGCCTGCGGCAGGTCGGTGACCGCCTCCAGGCGTACCCGGACGCTCTGCTGCGAGTGCTCCGCGAGCACCTGGTCGACGGGGCCGAAGGCGACCCGGCGACCCAGCGAGATGATGGTGACCGAGTCGCAGATGAGCTGGATCTCGCCGAGGATGTGGCTGGAGAGCACCACCGTCATCCCGGCTTCGGCCAGGTCCCGCATCAGCGACCGCATCTCCCGGATGCCGCCCGGGTCGAGGCCGTTGGCCGGCTCGTCGAGGATGAGCAGCTTCGGGTCCTTGAGCAGGGCCGAGGCGACGGCGAGCCGCTGTTTCATGCCGAGCGAGTAGGTCTTCACCCGCTCGCCGGCGCGGTCCCGCAGACCGACCAGTTCCAGCACC
The Micromonospora sp. R77 DNA segment above includes these coding regions:
- a CDS encoding ATP-binding cassette domain-containing protein; amino-acid sequence: MSAVLEIEGLRKTYRSRRRGTRHALDGFDMRVEAGQVHGFLGPNGSGKTTTLRTLLGLIRPNGGRMAILGQEVPRALPTVASQVGAIVESPQFFPHFSARDTLGLLAGAGRLPRQRVDEVLELVGLRDRAGERVKTYSLGMKQRLAVASALLKDPKLLILDEPANGLDPGGIREMRSLMRDLAEAGMTVVLSSHILGEIQLICDSVTIISLGRRVAFGPVDQVLAEHSQQSVRVRLEAVTDLPQAADTLTRAGLRVTAAPDHLMLAGVEKPAAVSRLLAEQGLYVSELAPIAVDLESVFLELTATAPVPGQHRQVDQSTKVGEPGQAGSRGGWGA
- a CDS encoding SRPBCC family protein, which translates into the protein MAATTNLADKARDQLGGELRNLASAIGERAVTVVTERLTGATGRLSEYAKSGGGPGLIAAATGAQKLAEGHSPMKAMFHAGLAGGKEKLMSAFGGGKGGKGGGKKLKVTNIVETIEVGVPVRVAYNQWTTFGDFPSFMKKVELAENSEDEKMNWKAQIFWSHRSWESTIIRQIPDRLIHWRSKGEKGSVDGTVSFHEVGPELTKILVVLEYHPKGLFEHTGNLWRAQGRRVRLELKHFVRHVMTQTVLDPDSVEGWRGEIEDSQVVKDHETALQEEQEAREQQQQGRAEEAEEPEAAEEPEEERRPAERGRRRAPQRRRPPEEEEYDEYEEGEDFDEGYDEEEPEEERPPVRRRQPERARRPQPREEREPREERPRPAARRAPEPPRRPVVRRRREERGE
- a CDS encoding DUF3263 domain-containing protein, which encodes MPADAATAADRPEPSGRVDVGRREGTTVVPPPRSAPEAGPTPVVEADPVRTVEADPADGSTYPDDLTGADAAPDDTDAAPDGSDARPDGAGAAPDGPADRLTERERRILAFEQQWWKHAGAKEQAIRDTFGLSATRYYQLLNGLLDQPAALAAEPVLIGRLRRLRSSRARNRRR
- a CDS encoding ABC transporter permease subunit; this translates as MSLYVTELRRLAKRRLTRLLLVLLVLGLAGIATAFTFSSHKLSPAVVAQAQAKADADYRQAVKEWERSIVECDAAAKRGEQTEERYGPDCGRQWQPQPDMFDPKWNLPYQFDFRSEFANFIAVFAGAVALFAFLVGASFVGAEWSTGGMMNLLLWRPKRLAVLGTKLAAVLTAVSGLTVLLGALWTAAFWLIGTYRGSTAKVTSEVWQSTAISGVRALALVLAVAAVSFALASLGRHTAMALGVAVGLGVISEIGIRIAVSMAGVRFGDRYVLSTYALAWFEKQWKLIDYRSCDFVQGQCTPKEMLVTWQDSALVFGVGTAVVLVAAFWMMRRRDIS
- a CDS encoding GNAT family N-acetyltransferase, with product MGWTGAARRGRLRHVTGAVRLEPVSEGNLEPLLSVAAAEAEPDDVMPPVDAPAGWSTARRDAFREFHRAHFAGLAGPTGTQMYAILAGGEVVGMVRMARCDEPGTVETGMWLGRSARGQGLGAAALRELLHLAAAAGMHTVVARTTPDNAGAISVLRKCGAKLHEDDGSVLAQICLDAALPAV